CGCCACCAGCAACACGAACACGAACGCGCCAAAACCTAGTAATACGCCGGTGATGCGATGCGAAATCGATAATACGACGGTCAGCGGCAGCCTGTAGATCTGCAAATGCGGTGACAGGGGACGCGACTCTGTTGCCATACAAACCCTCCGAATCGTTTAGCCTGAATTTTTTTACTGCTTGGTTTTTGATGCCTGGCTCACGCCGGGCGTCGTGATCGTGATTCGCGCATCGTTGGTGATTCGCCACAATGGGGAGTCGCGGGTGGATCAAATACCCACTGGCCCGGCAAGATGGCGAAATTACGTGAAAACGGCGCCCGGCACAATAGTCAGTCATACAGGCAATGAGACACGCAGGCGGCGACGTGAATTTGCGCACGCCCGCGAGATGTAGTCCACTGGTCATACTAGCCCCATCGCGGCAGTCCGACATCGAGCACATGAAATCCACGCAAAACTCCCGACCGCGACATCTGGTGCTGGTGCTGGGCGATCAGCTCAACCGCGAAGGTGCCGCATTTGACGATTTGGATGTCGATCGCGACGCGGTGTGGATGGCGGAAGTCGAGGAAGAGATCTCCCACGTGTGGTGCCACAAACTTCGCATCGCGCTTTTTTTGTCGGCGATGCGACATTTCCGTGATGAACTCACTGCCGATGGCGTCAAGGTTCATTACACAGCGTTGACGCAGGATCCTTCCGCCGATCGCGGCGCCGACCACGCCGGCGTCCTAACCGCGGACGTGCGCGCATTGCGGCCTTCGAAACTGATCGTGACACAACCGGGCGACTACCGCGTGCTGGCGATGCTGCGCGACGCGGCCCGGGATCTGAACATCGAACTGGAGGTGCGCGAGGACCGACATTTTTACGCGCGCCTCGATGAATTCAATACCTGGGCCGACGGTAGAAACGGCTTGCTCATGGAAGCCTTTTACCGTCGCATGCGTAAGCAGCACGGGATTCTGCTGGAGCCGGACGGCGGACCGGTGGGCGGTAAGTGGAATTACGACCAGGCCAACCGCGAAAGCTTTAAGAAAGCCGGGCCAGTCAAGGGTAAAACGCCGCGCAAGTTCAAGCCCGATGCGCTCACCGATGACGTGCTGGCGCTCGTGCGCGCGCGGTTCACCGCGCATCCGGGCAGCCTCGAACACTTCGACCTGCCGGTAACGCGCGATCAAGCGCGTTTATTATTGCGTGACTTTATCCGCCACCGGCTCGCAGCGTTCGGCGCCTATCAGGACGCAATGTGGAGCGACGAGACGTTTTTGAATCACTCGCGACTGTCGGCCGCACTGAACCTGAAATTTCTCGATCCACGCGAGTGTGTCGATGCGGCGATCGAGGCCTATCACGACGGCGACGCGCCACTCAACAGCGTCGAGGGTTTCGTGCGGCAGCTTCTAGGCTGGCGCGAATTCGTGCGCGGCGTTTACTGGCGTCACATGCCGGATTACGCGGCGCGCAACGCGCTGGATTGCGACGTGGAGCGGGACGTGCCCGCGTTCTACTGGGACGGCGAGACGGACATGCGGTGTGTGGGTCACGCGATGCGCGCGCTCATCGATCATGGTTATGCACACCACATCCAGCGCCTGATGGTGCTGGGCCTGTTTGCGCAACTGAGCGGTGTGCATCCGCGCCGCTTTCACAAATGGCACATGGCCATGTACCTGGATGCCATCGACTGGGTATCGCTGCCCAACGCGCTGGGCATGAGCCAGTATGGCGACGGCGGACTGGTCGGCACCAAACCTTACTGCGCCAGCGGCAACTACATCAACCGCATGAGTAATTACTGCGGGGAGTGCCGCTACGATTACCGGCAGGCCAGCGGCGAGCGCGCATGCCCGTTCACGACCTTTTTTGGGATTTTCTGGACCGCCATTGTCAAGCTTTTACACACAACGCACGGCTCAAGTTTCAGATGAAAAATCTGGAGCGGAAAAGCGATTCGCAGCTCGATTTGATCCGCGCACGGGCGCGGCAACTTGCGACCCGCATCGCGTCTGGCGAACGGATATAACGTCGAGGCTAGTACCGCCACCACATCGATCCGTAAACTTTGCGACGTCGTTACATTCGCCTCTCAACATGTGCGCGAGGCAGGCCGACCACTGTTGCGAGTGGCGACGCAAGCACCGCAGACTTTATTCATACCGACAATGGGAGCCATTGCTTGAAAACCGTGGACCTGATTACATTCATATTGATTATCATCGGGGCCCTTATCTGGGGCTCGGTGGGGGTGTTCGACTTCAATCCGGTTGCCATCGCGTTTGGACCGGCGCATCCGGCCACGCGGGGGATCTATATCCTGGTGGGCTTGAGCGCCGTATACCATGTGATCGCGCTCAAGGCGATTCAACAGCGCCGGCGTCCGCGGGCCAGCCGCACGCTATAGTTTTAGTCCGCGGGCTCCACACCCATGGTCACTAGCGCCTGCTCGGCTGCCCGGCCCCAGCCCCGGTTGGCGGCCGGGTTGGCGGGACTCGGATGCGGTATAACGCCGACCTTGCGATCACCCGCCACCTGCCTGGCACGTTCCGCGGCGAAATGGCCGATCCCGATCACATGCCGCGGGGACAGCCACGCAACTGTGCGTGCCAGCGCGCAATCGCATATATCGAACAGCGGTTTTCTTTCCGCGCGCGGGAGTTTGTCCGGCGTACGGTTTCTGCCGCTCGCCTCGAGAAAAGCCAGCGGGCAATAGTTCAACACGAAATACCGCGCGAAGAATTCATCGGCCGTGCCGTAACGCTGTTGCGCCCAGCCCCACAGCCGCTGACCGCTGACCTCACCGCGCGTGCAATTAAATCCCAGCACCGGCCGCGCGGGATGCTGCGACCGTGGCTGTTCCACCGCGCCGACGATGCCTAGCCAGTCGCGCACCATGCTCGCATCGCCGAACGGAATGCCAGTCTGCATCATCCCCCATGGCCCTGGGTTTATGCCGATCAGCACGGCTGCGCGCGGCTGCGCGCCGAAACGCTCCAGATAGATCCTGTAATTATTCCAGGCGTATTCCAGCGGACTGTAAACATAGTCCACTGGTGCTGCGAAACGCAGGTCGCGCAACTCGCGTCGCAGCGTGCGGGCGGTTTCGATCAGGTCCATAACTTTAACGATGCGCGTGCGCGCGGCGGGTCGATATGCCGACCGCCGGCAATGTAACGTAATGGTCATGTTATCATCGAACACATGGTATGGTGTCTTGCGTAGTCGCGACCACAGAAACGCGGCATGAAAACATTAGCCCTGCGTAATTAGGGAATGGCATTTGCATGAAATGAAGGCCGTGTTGGTGCTAAATATAAAAACATGAACAAAGCTACTGGCTTAATGCCGCATCTTCGCAAACTGTAATGCGCGCGCTGGTGCTGACATCTCAACTGGGTAACGGCCACACCCGTGCGGCCGAAGCCGTCGAAGCGGCGCTGGTTCGTAAAGATCCGCAAACGCGCATCCACAGGCTCGACCTGTGGACCTTAATGGACGCGAAGGTCGCCAAAGCCCTGAAAGACGGTTATTTGCAGATCGCCACCGAACATCCCGAGATCTATGACCAGCTTTACCACGCGCGCACCAAGCAACAACTGCTGGGCAAGGAGCCGCTGCCGCCTTCGTTTGCGGAAGTGCTGGACAAACTGGTCACCCGCTGGTTTCCGAAACGCTGGTTCGCGCCCCGTACCCGCAACATCGACCAGGCCGTGCTGGTGACCTTGCTGGATATGCTGACCGGCCGCGTATCGTCGGTGCCGGACACACTCATCCGCAGTGGCCTGCTTTTATGGATAAGATCGTTGCTGTTACGCCGTCTGAAAACCGAACTGGCCCGCTTCGAGCCCGATATCGTCATCGCCACCCAGGTGTATCTGGCCGCGCTAATGATGGTCGTCAAGCGTCGCGGCGATTTTATCGACACCCCCACTCTGGGCGTGTTGACGGACTACGGCGTCCATGAATTCTGGTTGCAGTTCGGCACGTCCGGCCATTATTGCGTGGCGACCGATGCTATCGCCCGGGAGCTGCGCACGCGCGGGGTAGCACCTGAGCGCGTATATGCGACCGGTATTCCGTTGATGCCCGAATTCAACCATCCGCCTTCGCAGATGGAAGCGCGCCAGCGCTTCGGGCTGAACCCTGATGCGCGCGTGGTGCTGGTAACCGGTGGCTGGTTCGGCATCGGCGTTAACGAGGCCGTGAAAGGTCTGATGGACTGCGCGCTGGATGCGCAGGTCATGGTCACCATCGGTCGCGCCAAAGCCGGCGACGTACGTAAACTCAGGCAACTGGCGAAGTGTTACGGAGGGCGGCTACGCCTGATCGAATGGTCGGACGAGATGCCCATGTTGCTGCGCGCCGCCGACGTGGTGGTGGGCAAGCCGGGCGGCCTGTCGGTTGCCGAGGCGCTGGCCTGTGGCCGTCCGTTTTTCGCAACCACCTCACTGGGCGGTCAGGAAGGCTTCAATCTGCAATTTCTGGAGCAACATGGCGTTGGCCGGCAGGTTGCATTGGAAGAACTGTTCGATGCGCTTTACGGCTTGCTCAGTTCACCGCGGAAGCTAATCCGCGCACAGGACCAAGCATGGAAGCTCGGCCGACGGGATGGCGCTGAACAAATTGCGGCGCTGGCCGTCACGCACGCGCGGCCCAGGGGCGAAGCCGGCAAGCAGTGGGCGGCGCAAACACTCTAGTTGCAAAGCTCCTCTGGCGCGCGGTGCATGGCGGGTACCTGCTGCAGGAGCGGCTTTACCGGCGGGTGTTCGGGCTGCGCGCCGTCGGCGAACTTATCTATCTCGGCCGCACCCGTTATCGGGGCGCAACAAGACTGCTCTCGGACGACACGCGCATTGCCCCCGGCGATGCACTGGGCGTGATACATTTCGACAACCTGCGGCTCGCGGCCATCGAGGTTGAGCCGGGTAACCCGAGACATCGCGAGGTCGTATTCCTGCGGCTGTTGCGCAACTCGCTGTCGGCGCTGGCGCAAAAGGTGTGCGCTGACTCCGAGCTTGCGGACTTAACGACTTTCAGGGGCATTACCTGGATGCCGGCTCGTGGCCGCCATTTAGGCTTCGAAACCGAACCGATGCCACCGGGCTTACGCACGCGCTGGCTTAAGCTGCACTTCTGCCTCATGCTTTATGCGTTCTATCCCGAGGCGACCCGCCCGGCAGGTGATCTCAAACCCTACGTTTACTGGCTGACCCGCCGACAGCTTCTGCAGCACTTTGCGCCCCCCGATCAACGTCGAAGAGTAACGTCGAACACTGATGCAGAGGTCGCCACGCGCTAACATCATCCGGCATCTGTCCGCGCAAAGTTCGCAGACACATCTGACGTTCGACGACGGCCCGCACCCGGAGTACACGCCGCGCGTGCTCGATGTGCTGGCGGCAGCCGGTACGCACGCCACCTTCTTTATGGTCGGGATCGCGGCTGAGGGTCACGCCGCGTTGACTCGGCGGGTGCTCGCCGATGGGCATGAGGTGGGCAATCATACCTGGAGCCATCCGCATCCCGGCCTGCTGCGCGCGGCCGTCGCACGCCACGAGGTCACCGCCGGCAGCATCGCGATCGCGAACGTGATCGGTGCGCGGCCGCGGTATTTCCGGCCGCCGTACGGGCGCATGCGACGTTGCATGACTGAAGCCGCGGCGGAGCAGGGTCAGTCCGTGGTGCTGTGGAGTTTGAGCGGCAAGGACTGGGGACCACTGGGCCGTGCGCGCTGGATTGCGGAAAGACTATCGCGCGCCCGCGCGGGCGACATCGTGCTGTTGCATGACGCCCCTTGGCGCTACAACCGTCCGTGGGAGACGCTCAAGGTATTGACCGCGTTTCTCTCGCGGCTTAAACAGGACGGCCTGTCGTCCGAAGCGCTGACACGTGACGTGATCAGTGAGCGTCCGGTGCACTCGGCCCCGGCAGACCCCCAACCCAGTGAACCGCCCGCGATGCGCCCATGATATCCGCCGCCGGAGCGAAGAGCGGAACCATTTTCGCGCGCTCGACGGCATGGCCGCCCTGACCGGTTTAAGTCCCTATTGAACCGGCAACTGACGCGGTTGGGGTAGTTGCCCGTCTGCAGGGCGGCCCGGCTGTTCCCAGTACGGCGTAAGCCCGAACGCGGCGTGCAGCTTCGCACCCCAGTTCCGCTGGCGCCGGCACCGGATAGAGACGCCTGTCCTCGGCGTCGAGAGCCTTCCGGGACAGAAGAATGTAACTCACTTGGCCACCTTCCCGATCCACGACGGTCACCGCATCGACCACTTTGCCCAGACGTTCGCCGGCATTGTTTTCGGCCGGCAGGCCGATTAGCGCACCGGCATTGCCTAGCTGCGGCGCCGCCGGCGCTGTGTCACCGGCAGTTTGGGCCAGCGCCGCTTGTGTACCGGGCGTTACCAGCAGGACGCAGACCAGTGCGGACCACCTTGTCGCGGGTATCAGCGCCTGGCGCGCCACGCAGTACAACGCCGCGCGCGCCACAGAGTCATTTGGTAAACCTGGTGTCATTTCCATATCCCCCTCTCGATCCCGGTATTTGGCATCATCACCCTTATTGTACAAGAATTCCTGTACTCGAAATTCTACCGCGCGTTATGGTTCGTGCCGCCATATCTGTCGCGCGCGTTGCGTCGACATCATCGCATCGCCGTGTGCAGCCGGGAACACCGCTTCACTCAAGGCGTTGACCGATGGATCGGAACTAATACAACGACAGGTGAGGCGGGGCGTTAAGCAGAAGCCGCGGGCCACAACGAATTTCAACGGTCGTCACGAGGCGCATGGGCGCAAGAGGTTGTTCATTCAGGAGGGCGACAGCACTTAGATCCCGTGATCAAGCCTCTGTCTCTGACGAAAGCGGCGGGCTGGACGGGTCAACTACTGGCTGATCGTTGCCAGCATCGGGCGAAGATCCTGCGTCAGGCAGCGGGTCAGGGCCGGATGACGATCCGTTATCGGGTAAAGAGCCAATGTTCGGGAGTGGCACATTCTAGGGTGGAGCCGCCTCAGTCGGCGGTCCGCGGTCCGGCTCAGACATGTTATCGGGCGGCGGTGAATCAGGTGGCATCGGCGCTTCTGGCGGGTCGGGCGATCCGTTACCCAACGGAGGGTTAAGCGAAGGTCCTTCAACGTTGCCTGGAGGCTCGTTGTCCGGTGATGGTCCATTGTCAGGTGGCCCTCCACCGCCGTTTGCCGGAGGTCCGTTATCAGGTGGCGTACCATCAGCCGGCGAGGGCACGTTATTGGGCGGCGACCCGTTGTCGGGTGGTGACGTTGGCGCCGGCAACCGATTACTGTGCGGCGGCGGCTCAGGCGGCGGAGGCGGCACCGCTCCGGGCGGCGACGTCGGTTGTGGATCGGGCGTCGTCGGCGGAGTCGGCGTCATTCCGGGCGGCGGCGGCGGTTGTGGATCAGATGGCGTTGGCGGACTCGGCGCTACTCCGGGCGGCGGTGGCTTAGCTGCCGATGGCGGTGGGGCTAGCGTTCCAACTGGTGGTGGAGGCGCAGCCGGCGTTGGATCCGCGGGCGGCTGAGCCGCTATGTTGTCAGTCGGCCCGGGGGCAAATCCCACCACCCCCGCGCTGCCGCCGAACCCGATCGTATTCGCGTTATCGACATCGACAAACGAACCCGCCTGCGCAACAGCTTCCCTTCCCTGCGGAGCGGTATTCCCCGAGACAACCGAGTCGTTTAACGTAAGATCGCTGCCGTCGCTAACGACCAGACCGCCGCCGCTAATGGTGGCGACATTATCCGTCAAGGTGGTGTTGGTTATTACAACGCTGGCAGGCGGCGCACTTGCTGCCACTGTCCAGGTCGATTGCGCGGTTTTGGCCGCGGGGAGAGCGTCATTGATAATTTTAGCCAGAAGCGTACCGACGGCCATTGCTCCGCCCTGTTGCGCGACGTTGTCCGCGAGCGTGCTGTCGTTGACGGTGGCGCTGCCATTCACTTGCAGGCCACCGCCTTGCCCATCCGCGGCATTGGCTGTAAACGTGCTGCGGTTTACCAAGAGTGTGGCAGGCGCCACCTGTCCGGCGAAGGGCTGACCGGCAGAATAGAAGCCGGCGCCGCCATTACATATGATGGGGACACGCGAGGGCGGGCAAAAACCCCGGTTGCCAGCAAACGTGCTGTTGGTAACGGTGACGATGTTTTGAGCCCAGAAACCGCCGCCACTACCAAGCGCGCGGTTGGCGTTGAAGGCAACATTGGTCATGGTGAGCGCGCCCAGGCTCCGAATGCCACCACCGCCGAGCTTCGGCGCAAATCCGTTCCTTACGTTGAGCCGACCAAGCGCGAGTCTGCCAGTCGTGGCCACCGCGAATATTCGAAATCCGGGCGCACCCGGCCGACGGATGATCGTGCTTCCATTGCCGAAAATGGCGATCGGGCTGCGGATGACGGGAAGTCCCGTGGGGCCAAAAATCGTATTGTGCACCTTGGTCAATACTTGCCGGCTGTTCGGGCGCATAACGATTCGGTCGGCGCCACGGCCACGGTTACAAACTCCGCGCGCACTGGTATCGGTATTGGCCGCGTTGATGGCTCGGACCAGTGTACATCGCACGTTTACGTTGATCGTCGCGGCATAGGCCGGCTGCCCCAACAGCAGCAAAAGCACAACGCCCCCGAGCAAATGTCGCCAGTTACGCAATCCATGAACGCCTCGCAACCGTGTTGCAGGGTTCGCATGGCGCCGCGTGATGCGGTCTACAAACAGCTCGCTGTGCACGGGCACACGATTCTGAGTTGGCGTACTGCCTTGTATTTGTTGCATCCAACACCTCCATGATTGTGATTTCCTGGGATTGCGATTGCCCGGTCCATAGCATACATCGATCGACCATATATTATTCATGCTGATCCTCAAGCCCGTGCGACCAATTTGGCAATCTACCAAAGATCAGTCGCTGCGTCTCGCCTTGCCTATACTGCGTTTTCGATTAGTCATTTATAACAATCGCGTACTTTGCCGATTTCGCCATAGCTTCCTAAAAGGTTCCAAAAACCCGGGGTGGCTCAGGCGACGGCGAATTCTGTGGACTGTCGCTTGGTGATGTCCGCGGTGCTTGCGCGCGAGGTTGAGACGCAGCCTTGTTAGGTGCATTGGCTGATGGTGTACCAGACTGCTCGACCAGCTTCGCCAGATAGTTCACACCCGTTAACCTTAGCTGGTATCGCGCGGCGAGGTCGGCCGCCGCCTTATGCTGGTTAACCGCCTCGGCCTGATCGCCGAGTTGCAGGGCGGCCAGCCCAAGCGACACGCGGCAGTCCTTCAATTTCTCAAGTTCCTTGCGCAAAAGTTTTCTAACCAGTTCCCTACGAGCCCGCCCCGGCTGATACGTCTGCCGCGCGTAGCGCTTCCATTCATAAGACGCCTGCGAAGATTGATTCTCGGCAAGCCGCCGCGAAAGGTAACTCAGCCCCCCTTGCTTCAACTGGTATTTCGCGACCAGGCGGGCCGCGGCCCGCTGCTGGTGGCCCGCTTCGGCATGTTCGCCAAGTTGCAGGGAAGCCAGGCCTAGAGAGACCCGGCAGTCCTTCAGTTCGGTCAGTGCCGGAGGCAGCAACCGCCTGATCAGTCGCTCATCGCTACGCGCCTTGCTGCTCAACGCCCTGAGATTCCTCATGCGCGCCAATTTCCGCGCCGGACCGGCCGCTTCGTTACTCGTTTTGAAGCGCGCGATCAGTTGATTCAAGAGTTCAGCCGCTCGATGGTCCGCGGGTTCTTTCGCAACTATTCGTTCCAGATACATTAACGCGTTGTCGTTGGGTGGCGAAACGAGCTGACCGCTTGCCAGAGCCAGTTCCGCCCTCAACAGCAGGCGTTTCATCTTCGTATTCACGTAATCGCTATACTTGGGCTCGGCATGAGACAGGCCTTGCAACGTGACCAGCGCATAGATGAGTAGCTTGCAAAGTATGGGCCGCCGTCGCCCTCCTCGTGCCCCGCCTGCACCGAATTTTCTCTGATGCACTAGTACAGGCGCCAGCAATAAACGGTTCATGGGAAAAGGCACTCGGGCTTTAGTTACACGGCGTTCGTGGGTGAGCGTTGACACATTCGGTGGGGTGAACAATACTCCGCCTCGCATTAACCGACAATGTTCGTCAAATTACTGCGCCCGCAGCGGCGAATGTCGAAAGTAACGCCGCTAGCGACCGCGCAACTCGATTACCAATCGCTTCATTAACCTTGGGAATTCAGCAATGGCTCAGGCGTATCTCCGCCGTACAAATATTCTGCTTCCTGCCGCTGCGAACGCCACGTTACTCGCTTGTGTGGTGTTTGCCCCGGGTACGGCCGCGGCACTTGACTTGACTGTGCAGCCAAGGATCAACACCGGCGCGATGTATTACGAGCTGGATGTCGAAGATACCTTCAAAGTGGATGACACGCTGCCGTTTGTCGGCGGCGGGGCAACCGCATTTATAGACAGGTTTTATGTCGATTTTTATGCGCAAGGGGCGTTCTCGGGCAACGATGAACTGCAACAACTACGAGGTGAGGATTTGCCTCCAGGCGTGACCATCGACTGGGACCGGGCGGAGTATTCCGCCTCCGCCGGTTACGCGCTTACGGACCGATTTTCCG
The DNA window shown above is from Gammaproteobacteria bacterium and carries:
- a CDS encoding DUF378 domain-containing protein, translating into MKTVDLITFILIIIGALIWGSVGVFDFNPVAIAFGPAHPATRGIYILVGLSAVYHVIALKAIQQRRRPRASRTL
- a CDS encoding single-stranded DNA-binding protein: MDLIETARTLRRELRDLRFAAPVDYVYSPLEYAWNNYRIYLERFGAQPRAAVLIGINPGPWGMMQTGIPFGDASMVRDWLGIVGAVEQPRSQHPARPVLGFNCTRGEVSGQRLWGWAQQRYGTADEFFARYFVLNYCPLAFLEASGRNRTPDKLPRAERKPLFDICDCALARTVAWLSPRHVIGIGHFAAERARQVAGDRKVGVIPHPSPANPAANRGWGRAAEQALVTMGVEPAD
- a CDS encoding polysaccharide deacetylase family protein, producing MQRSPRANIIRHLSAQSSQTHLTFDDGPHPEYTPRVLDVLAAAGTHATFFMVGIAAEGHAALTRRVLADGHEVGNHTWSHPHPGLLRAAVARHEVTAGSIAIANVIGARPRYFRPPYGRMRRCMTEAAAEQGQSVVLWSLSGKDWGPLGRARWIAERLSRARAGDIVLLHDAPWRYNRPWETLKVLTAFLSRLKQDGLSSEALTRDVISERPVHSAPADPQPSEPPAMRP
- a CDS encoding PRC-barrel domain-containing protein, with translation MEMTPGLPNDSVARAALYCVARQALIPATRWSALVCVLLVTPGTQAALAQTAGDTAPAAPQLGNAGALIGLPAENNAGERLGKVVDAVTVVDREGGQVSYILLSRKALDAEDRRLYPVPAPAELGCEAARRVRAYAVLGTAGPPCRRATTPTASVAGSIGT